From the genome of Dermacentor andersoni chromosome 3, qqDerAnde1_hic_scaffold, whole genome shotgun sequence:
GCTGATACGATTACCGAAGGGCTACTGTCCCAAAACCGTGTCGCGTTATCTGCAGGAGCAGACTGATGGGTTATGCGGAAACGGGGAGGGCGCCCGTTGGACACTCACCGCGGATGGCCTGTCCGATTCGTAGCCGGTGGATAGAGTTGTCGATGCCGCACTCCTTGAAGAGCTGGTCGTCGTTGAGCATCTTGAGCGAGTCCATGTCGACGCCGCTCTGAAGCATGCGGTACGTGTACTGGCTGAAGTCGGAGCCGAGGCTCTGCAGGATCTGGTTCACGTTCGTCGTGTCCACCGACGAGTAGTCGGCCATGCGCTTGAGCTGCGACAGCTCGCGCAGGAAGCGGCGCCGCAAGATGCCGTTCTTGATGCCAATGTCCTCCTTCAGCATGGGCTCgtccagctgcagcagcaggtcGCCGTCCACTCGACTGCTGACGAACTCCGAAGCGTAGTTGGTGAAACCGATCTGCGAATGATCACCCGCGGGGAGGCGGAAGGAACGCGTCGTCACAAGGCCTTTACGACGTTCGCTGTCCTTAAACAGGCTACAGTCATAAAAAACCTGCCTACACTGACCAGAGTTTCGCGACTGCGCTTGCGTCGAATTTTGCTAGCAGTGCGATTGTGCAGCAGCGAGGGCATCAAGCACATAGAAACACTGTGTTCATTATAAACGTACACGCGCCAAATTAGACTGCGGGCatacgtgcgaaaaaaaaaaaaaaccaccgcaCTAAGAATTGTTCAAAACGACTCAGTCAGTGAAGCCTACGCTATTATCGCCCAAGGTAAGCCCAGATTGACTGACTGCTTTGAAAACTCATTCGCGAGTCCTCGCGAGAACGCTTTAGGAGCAGATCAGTGATACTGAAGAACCCTGATGATACTACTTGCTCACTGGAAAACGCCGTTACAAATGTACGTTCGTATTGCCTCAAATTCAGCATAAGGCGTATGACTGAGCTTACGTTAGGCCTGACAGTTCACAGCTGATTCTGCTGCGTGAGAAAACTATATTTGTATTAACGCGCAAACGGGCGCCCTGGTTAGTGTGAAAGTATCAGTACGAATCGTTCATGAAGTACCAGACGTTTTATTGACTTTCGTGCGACGCATGGCACCATGGTGGCAACGAATTGCTAAAAACGCTAAACTGTTCTTACCTGCTTGACCCACTCCTTCACGTCCTCAACAGTCCAGAGGGGAACCTGCTGGGACAGCTTGTGCGGCACCTCTTCGCCGATAAGCTGCAGCGCTTGGGCCGCGAACTTGGATGCGATGGCATTTGGAGAGCTGGCTACTTTTCGCAGGGCCTCCAGAGCTCCTATCTCCGCGAACACCTACGATGGCAAAAAGCTCGTATGACACCGTGTCTAATCCACCGAAACACAACTTCAAGGCATGCGAGAGGCCGAGTATCTACTCACCGATGTGTttccttggcgtttcttgatgccCGCTTCCATGGCGAAATGGAAGGCGGCAAGGCTGCGGGCCTCTTCCCTGTTGCTGTCGAGGACGGGCACAAAACGCAGCAACCAGTCTTTGGACTGTCCGTGGACGTGAGCCACGTGACTCTTGGCGAATTCCTCGGGATGGTGGCTCGTCACGAAAGGCTCGACCAGGTCCAGCGTGCCCGACTTCATGACGGCCGCTTCGATCTCTTTGTTGGCCACGAGCGCCGCGATGGCGAGGCAGGCGTAGTACTTAATGTTGTCGTCCAGGTTGAAGGCGAGCGGGAACAGCCACATAGGAGCCTTGTGCTTGATCATGGCCTGGTGGTTCTCGGGCCCGCCGTACAGACTCAGGTTGGCAAGGGCTGAAGCACAGTGCCGCAGCGTCTCCACGTCGCTCGTGCGGCAGTCGTACAGGATGGACTTGAGCGCTCCGAGACGAATCAACTCGCTGCACGTGGTCTCGGAATGCTTGAACAGGTGGCACAGGATTCCCGTTCCCACCCGGGAGTAAGAAACCTGGTTGTTAAAACTGCACGCGCACGCCACCTGCACGACGGGTTCGAGCCCGTGCTCGACTACGTAGGACCGGTTCTCCGTCGACAAGCACTGTTCCAGGAGCCTGGCACTGGCGAACTGCAGCTCCTCGCTGGCGGAAGAACAGTTCTTGAGGATGACATCGAGGCCACCGTTGGTCCGCAGGATATTGCACATGGTGAAGCCCAGGTCGTGGCCGTATGTGGGGACGGCCCACGCTTTGCGGATGATGACCGACATCGTGGCCAGAAGCTCTACAGCTTCTTCCTCGGCGGCGGCCTTCAACTGCTCGACGCAGAGTGCCATACGGCTGGCGAATCGCGAGATGGCCTTGTCGACTTCTGACTGAGGCAACGGAGACCGCAACGTGTCGAGCTCATCGGCCAAGCCCTGGCCTACGGCGAGCCTTTGGTTAGAAGGAAGCGGCGGCAGACCGCTGCTGAACATCTCCTGCGTCGGCGACGTCACAATGGGCGAAGCACAAGAGCTGCCGCCACTGCTGTAGTCCATGTGTTTGACTGTCTGGTGCGAAGCGGATGACTTGGAGACTCCCTTGGAGCTGATGAAGACCTTGGAGCTGGCAGACGAAGCGGcgcttttttcctgctgcagtaCGCCCTGAGTGTACATCTGGCGCTCTTCCTTTTTCGCCATGGAGATCTCTTCAGCTGTGTAGTCGTCCGTGGACATCTTTGAGGCCGACGCCGCGGCGCTCTTCTGCTGCTGGTGGAGCGTGTCTCCAATTTTGAGCTGTTTCTGGTCCTGCTTCGTGGCAGCCATTTTCTCGGCCGAGAATCCTTCGCCTTCCATGCGAGCCTTCATTTCCTGCGATGCAGTGACAGCCAGAAAATAAATTCAAGTACTATCTCGCAGCGCGTGAATCGCTCATCTGAGCACTCTCCTGCAGTTTCGAAAAAAATGCATAAATTTTACACGAGTTGCCTATTAACCAAGAATGAGCTCGCTCAATGGATACACCTCGTTTAAATTTCGGAACGCGAGACCTTTGGTAATATGAAATCTTCTGAAAACTTTACTTTTAGTTCATAGATGATACTAATTCTCGCTGTATATACGCACAATTCCACCACATCACAATGCAATTCATACCATCCCTGGATCATACTAAACAGTGTTCATTAGCACATATCCATGGGGGGTCCCCAGTACCGGTTAATTACGCCTGCCTCTTCGGAAATTTCAACTGTACATATAAAGCAGAATGATCGCGATGGGCTATATCTGTTGCGGTTTGCCCAAGAAAACATTGAACGAGTCGAAATAATTACCATAGAGGAGCAAAGAACACAGCGTGCGTCAACAATGACCTGTGTGTTGTGTCACATTTAATGTGGTGTCTAGTTCGTAACGTCACGACGCTCTCAAACAAAGAGACCACTGTCAATGTTCACAAACCTGAGAGTGTTGCTTCTCCTGGAAGGTGATGTCGCCCGCCTGAAGCCTCTTGAGCTCCTTGTTGGTGGTGGCCGACTTCTCGGCCGTCACACCGTCGGCCACCAGCTTGCTCTTGGCCGAAGAGGTAACCCGCTTCTGTTCGAAACGAACCTCAGAGGGCGTCGACTCGCGAACACGGCCGTCCTCGGCGGCCTGCGGCCCGCCACAGTCGACCGTGAAGCCCCTCTGCGACGAGATAGTTTTGAGCCTGGAGTCAGAGCTCGAGCTGCTTGAGCTTACGCTCACGCTGCGGCTGTAGTTGGTGGTGCTGCGGTTCTCTTTCTGGaacagctgctgctgctcttccttcTGTTGCTGTGTCTGCTGCTGCGAACTCGCCAGCGAGTGGTGCAGCATCTGCGACTTCTTGTTCAGCAGCGACCCCGAGCTCGACGACGACGTCGTCGAACTTTTCAACATCTGCAACAAATAGAAGGCCGGCCGGGTTGTGAACATATGGCAAGTGACTGACTGACTCCGAACAAAACAGAGATACGCAACAATAGCGGAGACTTGAAGTTATCAATAGTAAGCCGTTGCCGTGACGACGATAACTCGCctagtcgaaacgttggctctagaGGCATTGTTGATAGTTAACTGACGGGCTCACTAAAACACATATGAATTGACCGATAGTTTTAGGCAACCAGGCACATGATTACAATTAATGTAAGCCGACGATGCTATAAAAAGGTAAATTAACGGGGCTATTGAATAGTACATTCGCAAAGGGCTTATATCTTACAATCGTAGTGCAATGAAGTGTGCCTGTTAACGTTCCACAACCACCGTTCGTGTAACACTTC
Proteins encoded in this window:
- the Sarm gene encoding NAD(+) hydrolase sarm1 isoform X2; this translates as MADVNRLRRIKKSCQKMRSCRRLGVLRAVVIPSEPPDRSSRVRNDVPVAPREGSKTARWCFGLASPLAVTVKPLLMADISPERPSTPPKGAPVTSPNGTGTSGADISSVVENLAKATQLSEKLNTVSSSSYSASEKHSSSAQMLKSSTTSSSSSGSLLNKKSQMLHHSLASSQQQTQQQKEEQQQLFQKENRSTTNYSRSVSRGFTVDCGGPQAAEDGRVRESTPSEVRFEQKRVTSSAKSKLVADGVTAEKSATTNKELKRLQAGDITFQEKQHSQEMKARMEGEGFSAEKMAATKQDQKQLKIGDTLHQQQKSAAASASKMSTDDYTAEEISMAKKEERQMYTQGVLQQEKSAASSASSKVFISSKGVSKSSASHQTVKHMDYSSGGSSCASPIVTSPTQEMFSSGLPPLPSNQRLAVGQGLADELDTLRSPLPQSEVDKAISRFASRMALCVEQLKAAAEEEAVELLATMSVIIRKAWAVPTYGHDLGFTMCNILRTNGGLDVILKNCSSASEELQFASARLLEQCLSTENRSYVVEHGLEPVVQVACACSFNNQVSYSRVGTGILCHLFKHSETTCSELIRLGALKSILYDCRTSDVETLRHCASALANLSLYGGPENHQAMIKHKAPMWLFPLAFNLDDNIKYYACLAIAALVANKEIEAAVMKSGTLDLVEPFVTSHHPEEFAKSHVAHVHGQSKDWLLRFVPVLDSNREEARSLAAFHFAMEAGIKKRQGNTSVFAEIGALEALRKVASSPNAIASKFAAQALQLIGEEVPHKLSQQVPLWTVEDVKEWVKQIGFTNYASEFVSSRVDGDLLLQLDEPMLKEDIGIKNGILRRRFLRELSQLKRMADYSSVDTTNVNQILQSLGSDFSQYTYRMLQSGVDMDSLKMLNDDQLFKECGIDNSIHRLRIGQAIRGLNQCADDADEIERNKSLDVFVSYRRSNGSQLASLLKVHLQLRGFSVFIDVERLEAGKFDNNLLNSIRQAKHFLLVLTPNALDRCVGDTDRKDWVHREIVEALQSQCNIIPILDNFQWPESEVLPEDMRAVCYFNGVRWIHDYQDACVDKLERFMRGEMNVRSDGPLGRYVGMGGPGTPGTPSTMASCRAAVYQRSASNDSAKGSTSSDRESSNGRAPTEQPQAQLPAQPHC
- the Sarm gene encoding NAD(+) hydrolase sarm1 isoform X7 — encoded protein: MEITEISSRLMADISPERPSTPPKGAPVTSPNGTGTSGADISSVVENLAKATQLSEKLNTVSSSSYSASEKHSSSAQMLKSSTTSSSSSGSLLNKKSQMLHHSLASSQQQTQQQKEEQQQLFQKENRSTTNYSRSVSVSSSSSSSDSRLKTISSQRGFTVDCGGPQAAEDGRVRESTPSEVRFEQKRVTSSAKSKLVADGVTAEKSATTNKELKRLQAGDITFQEKQHSQEMKARMEGEGFSAEKMAATKQDQKQLKIGDTLHQQQKSAAASASKMSTDDYTAEEISMAKKEERQMYTQGVLQQEKSAASSASSKVFISSKGVSKSSASHQTVKHMDYSSGGSSCASPIVTSPTQEMFSSGLPPLPSNQRLAVGQGLADELDTLRSPLPQSEVDKAISRFASRMALCVEQLKAAAEEEAVELLATMSVIIRKAWAVPTYGHDLGFTMCNILRTNGGLDVILKNCSSASEELQFASARLLEQCLSTENRSYVVEHGLEPVVQVACACSFNNQVSYSRVGTGILCHLFKHSETTCSELIRLGALKSILYDCRTSDVETLRHCASALANLSLYGGPENHQAMIKHKAPMWLFPLAFNLDDNIKYYACLAIAALVANKEIEAAVMKSGTLDLVEPFVTSHHPEEFAKSHVAHVHGQSKDWLLRFVPVLDSNREEARSLAAFHFAMEAGIKKRQGNTSVFAEIGALEALRKVASSPNAIASKFAAQALQLIGEEVPHKLSQQVPLWTVEDVKEWVKQIGFTNYASEFVSSRVDGDLLLQLDEPMLKEDIGIKNGILRRRFLRELSQLKRMADYSSVDTTNVNQILQSLGSDFSQYTYRMLQSGVDMDSLKMLNDDQLFKECGIDNSIHRLRIGQAIRGLNQCADDADEIERNKSLDVFVSYRRSNGSQLASLLKVHLQLRGFSVFIDVERLEAGKFDNNLLNSIRQAKHFLLVLTPNALDRCVGDTDRKDWVHREIVEALQSQCNIIPILDNFQWPESEVLPEDMRAVCYFNGVRWIHDYQDACVDKLERFMRGEMNVRSDGPLGRYVGMGGPGTPGTPSTMASCRAAVYQRSASNDSAKGSTSSDRESSNGRAPTEQPQAQLPAQPHC
- the Sarm gene encoding NAD(+) hydrolase sarm1 isoform X6, with protein sequence MVFVLSPSRRFSSKWLMADISPERPSTPPKGAPVTSPNGTGTSGADISSVVENLAKATQLSEKLNTVSSSSYSASEKHSSSAQMLKSSTTSSSSSGSLLNKKSQMLHHSLASSQQQTQQQKEEQQQLFQKENRSTTNYSRSVSVSSSSSSSDSRLKTISSQRGFTVDCGGPQAAEDGRVRESTPSEVRFEQKRVTSSAKSKLVADGVTAEKSATTNKELKRLQAGDITFQEKQHSQEMKARMEGEGFSAEKMAATKQDQKQLKIGDTLHQQQKSAAASASKMSTDDYTAEEISMAKKEERQMYTQGVLQQEKSAASSASSKVFISSKGVSKSSASHQTVKHMDYSSGGSSCASPIVTSPTQEMFSSGLPPLPSNQRLAVGQGLADELDTLRSPLPQSEVDKAISRFASRMALCVEQLKAAAEEEAVELLATMSVIIRKAWAVPTYGHDLGFTMCNILRTNGGLDVILKNCSSASEELQFASARLLEQCLSTENRSYVVEHGLEPVVQVACACSFNNQVSYSRVGTGILCHLFKHSETTCSELIRLGALKSILYDCRTSDVETLRHCASALANLSLYGGPENHQAMIKHKAPMWLFPLAFNLDDNIKYYACLAIAALVANKEIEAAVMKSGTLDLVEPFVTSHHPEEFAKSHVAHVHGQSKDWLLRFVPVLDSNREEARSLAAFHFAMEAGIKKRQGNTSVFAEIGALEALRKVASSPNAIASKFAAQALQLIGEEVPHKLSQQVPLWTVEDVKEWVKQIGFTNYASEFVSSRVDGDLLLQLDEPMLKEDIGIKNGILRRRFLRELSQLKRMADYSSVDTTNVNQILQSLGSDFSQYTYRMLQSGVDMDSLKMLNDDQLFKECGIDNSIHRLRIGQAIRGLNQCADDADEIERNKSLDVFVSYRRSNGSQLASLLKVHLQLRGFSVFIDVERLEAGKFDNNLLNSIRQAKHFLLVLTPNALDRCVGDTDRKDWVHREIVEALQSQCNIIPILDNFQWPESEVLPEDMRAVCYFNGVRWIHDYQDACVDKLERFMRGEMNVRSDGPLGRYVGMGGPGTPGTPSTMASCRAAVYQRSASNDSAKGSTSSDRESSNGRAPTEQPQAQLPAQPHC
- the Sarm gene encoding NAD(+) hydrolase sarm1 isoform X4 — its product is MRSSYRVRSDAASAMMDDLPPTLRSFFCQMADISPERPSTPPKGAPVTSPNGTGTSGADISSVVENLAKATQLSEKLNTVSSSSYSASEKHSSSAQMLKSSTTSSSSSGSLLNKKSQMLHHSLASSQQQTQQQKEEQQQLFQKENRSTTNYSRSVSVSSSSSSSDSRLKTISSQRGFTVDCGGPQAAEDGRVRESTPSEVRFEQKRVTSSAKSKLVADGVTAEKSATTNKELKRLQAGDITFQEKQHSQEMKARMEGEGFSAEKMAATKQDQKQLKIGDTLHQQQKSAAASASKMSTDDYTAEEISMAKKEERQMYTQGVLQQEKSAASSASSKVFISSKGVSKSSASHQTVKHMDYSSGGSSCASPIVTSPTQEMFSSGLPPLPSNQRLAVGQGLADELDTLRSPLPQSEVDKAISRFASRMALCVEQLKAAAEEEAVELLATMSVIIRKAWAVPTYGHDLGFTMCNILRTNGGLDVILKNCSSASEELQFASARLLEQCLSTENRSYVVEHGLEPVVQVACACSFNNQVSYSRVGTGILCHLFKHSETTCSELIRLGALKSILYDCRTSDVETLRHCASALANLSLYGGPENHQAMIKHKAPMWLFPLAFNLDDNIKYYACLAIAALVANKEIEAAVMKSGTLDLVEPFVTSHHPEEFAKSHVAHVHGQSKDWLLRFVPVLDSNREEARSLAAFHFAMEAGIKKRQGNTSVFAEIGALEALRKVASSPNAIASKFAAQALQLIGEEVPHKLSQQVPLWTVEDVKEWVKQIGFTNYASEFVSSRVDGDLLLQLDEPMLKEDIGIKNGILRRRFLRELSQLKRMADYSSVDTTNVNQILQSLGSDFSQYTYRMLQSGVDMDSLKMLNDDQLFKECGIDNSIHRLRIGQAIRGLNQCADDADEIERNKSLDVFVSYRRSNGSQLASLLKVHLQLRGFSVFIDVERLEAGKFDNNLLNSIRQAKHFLLVLTPNALDRCVGDTDRKDWVHREIVEALQSQCNIIPILDNFQWPESEVLPEDMRAVCYFNGVRWIHDYQDACVDKLERFMRGEMNVRSDGPLGRYVGMGGPGTPGTPSTMASCRAAVYQRSASNDSAKGSTSSDRESSNGRAPTEQPQAQLPAQPHC
- the Sarm gene encoding NAD(+) hydrolase sarm1 isoform X1, coding for MADVNRLRRIKKSCQKMRSCRRLGVLRAVVIPSEPPDRSSRVRNDVPVAPREGSKTARWCFGLASPLAVTVKPLLMADISPERPSTPPKGAPVTSPNGTGTSGADISSVVENLAKATQLSEKLNTVSSSSYSASEKHSSSAQMLKSSTTSSSSSGSLLNKKSQMLHHSLASSQQQTQQQKEEQQQLFQKENRSTTNYSRSVSVSSSSSSSDSRLKTISSQRGFTVDCGGPQAAEDGRVRESTPSEVRFEQKRVTSSAKSKLVADGVTAEKSATTNKELKRLQAGDITFQEKQHSQEMKARMEGEGFSAEKMAATKQDQKQLKIGDTLHQQQKSAAASASKMSTDDYTAEEISMAKKEERQMYTQGVLQQEKSAASSASSKVFISSKGVSKSSASHQTVKHMDYSSGGSSCASPIVTSPTQEMFSSGLPPLPSNQRLAVGQGLADELDTLRSPLPQSEVDKAISRFASRMALCVEQLKAAAEEEAVELLATMSVIIRKAWAVPTYGHDLGFTMCNILRTNGGLDVILKNCSSASEELQFASARLLEQCLSTENRSYVVEHGLEPVVQVACACSFNNQVSYSRVGTGILCHLFKHSETTCSELIRLGALKSILYDCRTSDVETLRHCASALANLSLYGGPENHQAMIKHKAPMWLFPLAFNLDDNIKYYACLAIAALVANKEIEAAVMKSGTLDLVEPFVTSHHPEEFAKSHVAHVHGQSKDWLLRFVPVLDSNREEARSLAAFHFAMEAGIKKRQGNTSVFAEIGALEALRKVASSPNAIASKFAAQALQLIGEEVPHKLSQQVPLWTVEDVKEWVKQIGFTNYASEFVSSRVDGDLLLQLDEPMLKEDIGIKNGILRRRFLRELSQLKRMADYSSVDTTNVNQILQSLGSDFSQYTYRMLQSGVDMDSLKMLNDDQLFKECGIDNSIHRLRIGQAIRGLNQCADDADEIERNKSLDVFVSYRRSNGSQLASLLKVHLQLRGFSVFIDVERLEAGKFDNNLLNSIRQAKHFLLVLTPNALDRCVGDTDRKDWVHREIVEALQSQCNIIPILDNFQWPESEVLPEDMRAVCYFNGVRWIHDYQDACVDKLERFMRGEMNVRSDGPLGRYVGMGGPGTPGTPSTMASCRAAVYQRSASNDSAKGSTSSDRESSNGRAPTEQPQAQLPAQPHC
- the Sarm gene encoding NAD(+) hydrolase sarm1 isoform X5, coding for MVRCRSSRIARVRFRKGTPASECDSMADISPERPSTPPKGAPVTSPNGTGTSGADISSVVENLAKATQLSEKLNTVSSSSYSASEKHSSSAQMLKSSTTSSSSSGSLLNKKSQMLHHSLASSQQQTQQQKEEQQQLFQKENRSTTNYSRSVSVSSSSSSSDSRLKTISSQRGFTVDCGGPQAAEDGRVRESTPSEVRFEQKRVTSSAKSKLVADGVTAEKSATTNKELKRLQAGDITFQEKQHSQEMKARMEGEGFSAEKMAATKQDQKQLKIGDTLHQQQKSAAASASKMSTDDYTAEEISMAKKEERQMYTQGVLQQEKSAASSASSKVFISSKGVSKSSASHQTVKHMDYSSGGSSCASPIVTSPTQEMFSSGLPPLPSNQRLAVGQGLADELDTLRSPLPQSEVDKAISRFASRMALCVEQLKAAAEEEAVELLATMSVIIRKAWAVPTYGHDLGFTMCNILRTNGGLDVILKNCSSASEELQFASARLLEQCLSTENRSYVVEHGLEPVVQVACACSFNNQVSYSRVGTGILCHLFKHSETTCSELIRLGALKSILYDCRTSDVETLRHCASALANLSLYGGPENHQAMIKHKAPMWLFPLAFNLDDNIKYYACLAIAALVANKEIEAAVMKSGTLDLVEPFVTSHHPEEFAKSHVAHVHGQSKDWLLRFVPVLDSNREEARSLAAFHFAMEAGIKKRQGNTSVFAEIGALEALRKVASSPNAIASKFAAQALQLIGEEVPHKLSQQVPLWTVEDVKEWVKQIGFTNYASEFVSSRVDGDLLLQLDEPMLKEDIGIKNGILRRRFLRELSQLKRMADYSSVDTTNVNQILQSLGSDFSQYTYRMLQSGVDMDSLKMLNDDQLFKECGIDNSIHRLRIGQAIRGLNQCADDADEIERNKSLDVFVSYRRSNGSQLASLLKVHLQLRGFSVFIDVERLEAGKFDNNLLNSIRQAKHFLLVLTPNALDRCVGDTDRKDWVHREIVEALQSQCNIIPILDNFQWPESEVLPEDMRAVCYFNGVRWIHDYQDACVDKLERFMRGEMNVRSDGPLGRYVGMGGPGTPGTPSTMASCRAAVYQRSASNDSAKGSTSSDRESSNGRAPTEQPQAQLPAQPHC
- the Sarm gene encoding NAD(+) hydrolase sarm1 isoform X3, whose amino-acid sequence is MQCDGAISSPSRCQPSSVVAFLRRLASKVVASKERTMADISPERPSTPPKGAPVTSPNGTGTSGADISSVVENLAKATQLSEKLNTVSSSSYSASEKHSSSAQMLKSSTTSSSSSGSLLNKKSQMLHHSLASSQQQTQQQKEEQQQLFQKENRSTTNYSRSVSVSSSSSSSDSRLKTISSQRGFTVDCGGPQAAEDGRVRESTPSEVRFEQKRVTSSAKSKLVADGVTAEKSATTNKELKRLQAGDITFQEKQHSQEMKARMEGEGFSAEKMAATKQDQKQLKIGDTLHQQQKSAAASASKMSTDDYTAEEISMAKKEERQMYTQGVLQQEKSAASSASSKVFISSKGVSKSSASHQTVKHMDYSSGGSSCASPIVTSPTQEMFSSGLPPLPSNQRLAVGQGLADELDTLRSPLPQSEVDKAISRFASRMALCVEQLKAAAEEEAVELLATMSVIIRKAWAVPTYGHDLGFTMCNILRTNGGLDVILKNCSSASEELQFASARLLEQCLSTENRSYVVEHGLEPVVQVACACSFNNQVSYSRVGTGILCHLFKHSETTCSELIRLGALKSILYDCRTSDVETLRHCASALANLSLYGGPENHQAMIKHKAPMWLFPLAFNLDDNIKYYACLAIAALVANKEIEAAVMKSGTLDLVEPFVTSHHPEEFAKSHVAHVHGQSKDWLLRFVPVLDSNREEARSLAAFHFAMEAGIKKRQGNTSVFAEIGALEALRKVASSPNAIASKFAAQALQLIGEEVPHKLSQQVPLWTVEDVKEWVKQIGFTNYASEFVSSRVDGDLLLQLDEPMLKEDIGIKNGILRRRFLRELSQLKRMADYSSVDTTNVNQILQSLGSDFSQYTYRMLQSGVDMDSLKMLNDDQLFKECGIDNSIHRLRIGQAIRGLNQCADDADEIERNKSLDVFVSYRRSNGSQLASLLKVHLQLRGFSVFIDVERLEAGKFDNNLLNSIRQAKHFLLVLTPNALDRCVGDTDRKDWVHREIVEALQSQCNIIPILDNFQWPESEVLPEDMRAVCYFNGVRWIHDYQDACVDKLERFMRGEMNVRSDGPLGRYVGMGGPGTPGTPSTMASCRAAVYQRSASNDSAKGSTSSDRESSNGRAPTEQPQAQLPAQPHC